The following are encoded in a window of Lacinutrix sp. WUR7 genomic DNA:
- a CDS encoding family 2 glycosyl transferase, which yields MKTGIIIVFHNNENAMDPSFFIEQIKQTSNLELCLVNNDSKDSTCDLLHEIKDACDNVSVLNVRKFKSDVAAVKAGARFMQSAFQLKNIGYVSINMLNTKYYGINSLIKIIAENQDVIINYNGNPLKKKQTLFQSLFSVIDYLKNIEIENPFIQLQYQRNL from the coding sequence ATGAAAACAGGAATCATCATCGTCTTTCATAATAATGAGAATGCAATGGACCCTTCTTTTTTTATAGAACAAATAAAGCAAACGTCCAATTTAGAATTGTGTTTAGTAAACAATGATAGTAAAGACAGTACATGCGATTTGTTACATGAAATAAAAGACGCTTGTGATAATGTATCTGTATTAAATGTTCGAAAGTTTAAATCGGATGTTGCAGCAGTAAAAGCGGGAGCGAGATTCATGCAAAGTGCGTTTCAACTAAAAAATATAGGTTACGTTTCTATAAATATGTTAAACACTAAATACTATGGGATAAATAGTTTAATTAAAATAATCGCCGAAAATCAAGACGTTATTATTAATTATAATGGCAATCCTTTAAAAAAGAAACAAACCTTATTTCAGAGTTTATTCTCTGTTATCGATTACTTAAAAAACATTGAAATAGAGAATCCCTTTATCCAACTTCAGTATCAAAGAAACCTTTAA
- a CDS encoding type II toxin-antitoxin system RelE/ParE family toxin: MSRVVKFSDIANEKLQELFEYLTENWSLKVKSNFIKKLDKSIPILQDNPEIFPLSKNKKSLHKCVITKHTTLYYTFTSNDVFVVTLFDTRQDPKKLKKDLT, encoded by the coding sequence ATGTCAAGAGTTGTTAAGTTTTCGGACATCGCAAATGAAAAACTTCAAGAATTATTTGAATACCTAACCGAAAACTGGTCTTTAAAAGTAAAATCTAATTTCATAAAAAAACTAGACAAATCAATACCCATTTTACAGGATAATCCAGAAATATTTCCTTTATCTAAAAATAAAAAATCTCTTCATAAATGTGTAATAACTAAACATACTACATTATATTACACATTTACAAGTAATGATGTATTTGTCGTTACGCTTTTTGACACAAGACAAGATCCAAAAAAATTAAAGAAGGACTTAACATGA
- a CDS encoding glycosyltransferase: MKLAIVTAYPPSKVTLNEYAYHLVKHFRQKDNVTEIVLLTDKTEGAKDIDFTEDGCKVTVKECWEFNSYANIINVTKAINNTQPDAVLFNLQFMKFGDKKVAAALGLMLPLVCKLKKIPNIVLLHNILEEVDLGSAGFTSNKIMQKAYGFIGTSLTKLILQADTVAVTMQKYVDILETKYNAKNVTLIPHGTFEISEEKPEYSLPQGPLQIMTFGKFGTYKKVEGMIEAVEKVRASTGLDLEVVIAGTDNPNVPGYLAKVQEDYKHVPQVRFTGYVEEYEVPTLFKESAVVVFPYTSTTGSSGVLHQAGSYGNAVVMPDLGDLALLVKDEGYKGEFFDPTSVDSLATSIEAIVTNEAHRITLGKANYQAATAYPMGKIANMYLNNFDRIISQKTLQRPTVLQPATA; encoded by the coding sequence ATGAAACTAGCAATCGTAACAGCATATCCTCCAAGTAAAGTAACATTAAATGAGTATGCTTACCATTTAGTAAAGCACTTTAGACAAAAAGATAATGTTACTGAAATTGTTTTATTAACAGATAAAACCGAAGGAGCAAAAGACATCGATTTTACAGAAGATGGTTGCAAGGTTACAGTAAAAGAATGTTGGGAGTTTAATAGCTATGCAAACATTATAAATGTTACTAAAGCCATTAATAATACACAACCAGATGCAGTATTATTCAACTTACAATTTATGAAGTTTGGGGATAAAAAAGTAGCAGCAGCTTTAGGGTTAATGTTACCATTGGTTTGTAAACTAAAAAAGATTCCTAATATTGTTTTATTGCATAACATATTAGAAGAAGTAGATTTAGGATCAGCGGGATTTACAAGTAATAAAATCATGCAAAAAGCATACGGCTTTATAGGAACTAGTTTAACAAAGTTAATTTTACAAGCAGATACGGTTGCAGTAACCATGCAAAAATATGTTGACATTTTAGAGACAAAATATAATGCTAAAAATGTGACTTTAATACCTCACGGAACTTTCGAAATTTCTGAAGAAAAACCAGAATACAGCTTGCCACAAGGACCTTTACAAATAATGACTTTTGGTAAATTTGGTACATACAAAAAAGTAGAAGGTATGATTGAAGCAGTTGAGAAAGTAAGAGCGTCTACGGGATTAGATCTTGAAGTTGTAATTGCAGGAACCGACAACCCAAATGTGCCAGGTTATTTAGCAAAAGTGCAAGAAGATTATAAGCATGTGCCACAAGTGCGTTTTACTGGATATGTAGAAGAATATGAAGTGCCAACCTTATTTAAAGAAAGTGCAGTAGTTGTATTTCCATATACATCAACAACAGGAAGTTCAGGAGTTTTACACCAAGCGGGAAGTTACGGTAATGCCGTAGTGATGCCAGATTTAGGAGATCTTGCTTTATTAGTAAAAGATGAAGGTTATAAAGGAGAGTTTTTTGATCCAACATCTGTAGATAGTTTAGCAACTTCAATTGAAGCTATTGTAACTAACGAAGCACACAGAATTACTTTAGGAAAAGCTAATTATCAAGCTGCAACTGCATATCCAATGGGGAAAATCGCAAATATGTATTTAAATAATTTTGATAGAATTATATCTCAGAAAACACTACAAAGACCAACAGTATTACAACCTGCTACGGCATAG
- a CDS encoding phenylacetate--CoA ligase family protein, protein MIPKIEQASTQEIKAFQEEKLAELLAYLNENSTYYKRVFSENNIALDAIQSIEDLSKIPVTTKDQLQQHNDDFLCVPKSKIIDYVTTSGTLGDPVTFALTDNDLERLAYNEAISFACAGVGKEDVVQLMTTIDRRFMAGLAYFLGVRKLGAGIIRVGAGIPELQWDSILKFHPTYLIAVPSFLLKLIEYAEQHNIDVNASGVKGAICIGEPLREQDFSLNTLSQKITEKWDIELFSTYASTEMNTAFTECEHQQGGHQHPELIIVEILDDKDNIVAEGEVGELTITTLGIEGMPLLRFKTGDMVKANKEACACGRNTMRLGPVVGRRKQMIKYKGTTLYPPAMDNILNDFNDVEAYVIELSHNEIGTDEILIKIAATNPSEKLLLHIKDHFRAKLRVAPRIAFHDKKEIIKLQFPAMSRKPIMVIDKRV, encoded by the coding sequence ATGATTCCTAAAATAGAACAAGCATCTACACAAGAAATAAAAGCTTTTCAAGAAGAAAAGTTAGCCGAATTATTAGCGTATTTAAATGAAAACTCTACGTATTACAAACGTGTGTTTTCAGAAAACAATATTGCTTTAGATGCGATACAATCTATTGAAGATTTATCTAAAATTCCGGTGACAACAAAAGATCAACTACAACAACATAATGATGATTTTTTATGTGTACCTAAAAGTAAAATCATTGATTACGTCACTACTTCTGGGACTTTAGGAGATCCTGTAACTTTTGCTTTAACCGATAATGACTTAGAGCGTTTAGCATACAACGAAGCCATTTCTTTTGCTTGTGCAGGAGTTGGTAAGGAAGATGTTGTACAATTGATGACCACCATAGACAGACGTTTTATGGCTGGGTTGGCGTACTTTCTTGGTGTTCGTAAACTTGGTGCAGGAATCATTCGTGTAGGCGCTGGAATTCCGGAATTACAATGGGATTCTATTTTAAAGTTTCATCCAACGTATCTAATTGCAGTTCCTTCCTTTTTATTAAAACTAATAGAATACGCAGAACAGCATAATATTGATGTAAATGCATCTGGAGTAAAAGGTGCTATTTGTATTGGTGAGCCATTACGCGAACAAGATTTTAGTTTGAATACCTTATCGCAAAAAATTACAGAAAAATGGGATATTGAATTGTTTTCTACCTATGCTTCTACCGAAATGAACACTGCTTTTACCGAGTGTGAACACCAACAAGGCGGACATCAACATCCGGAATTAATCATTGTTGAAATTTTAGACGATAAAGATAATATAGTAGCCGAAGGAGAAGTTGGTGAACTAACCATTACAACGCTTGGTATAGAAGGCATGCCTTTGTTACGTTTTAAAACCGGTGACATGGTAAAAGCAAATAAAGAAGCTTGTGCTTGTGGTAGAAATACGATGCGTTTAGGACCAGTTGTTGGTCGAAGAAAACAAATGATAAAATATAAAGGAACCACTTTGTATCCGCCAGCAATGGATAATATTTTAAACGATTTTAATGACGTAGAAGCCTATGTTATTGAACTTTCGCATAATGAAATTGGTACCGATGAAATCTTAATTAAGATCGCTGCAACAAATCCTTCCGAAAAATTATTGCTTCATATAAAAGATCACTTTAGAGCCAAACTTCGTGTGGCACCAAGAATTGCTTTTCATGATAAAAAGGAAATTATTAAATTACAATTTCCTGCGATGAGTAGAAAGCCTATTATGGTGATTGATAAGCGGGTGTAA
- a CDS encoding cellulase family glycosylhydrolase, protein MVGLNKNILRTILIISYIMIVALIISGISALFSYLNTGADRSTMLHTEIQKVEQYAPKLIWEPLTNEGRLMDTENLNALQNDYLDAWYVKQVAYRTNKTAGIKDYYTDSARENLYAFIDLNKAENTTIEATTLNHNPTLEFFSEDGQLAVITDRDVVEYKRVFKAEKLVLETTETSTYKMVFLLEDGFWRIRHLVKESSNPFEAKTAKIDTDSLIIKGINYYPKATPWNMFGDAFAKDIIANDFKIIKDAGLNSVRIFVQYDDFGKADVNPKKLEKLKQTLDAAEENNLKVVLTLFDFYGDYSVMSWTLNQRHAATIVSTFKDHNAIIAWDIKNEPNLDFESRGKDMVIAWLDNMIDLVKSVDAEHPVTIGWSNTQSAPILKDKVDIVSFHYYEGLSELDAAIKTMRKDIPNKPLVLQEFGISSYSGFWKPLGSSTEDQANYHKKIQEIIAANSLQFMSWTLYDFVDVPKAVVGSRPWRRNTQKHFGFIDKNGAKKASFKYITN, encoded by the coding sequence ATGGTAGGTCTTAATAAAAACATACTACGTACCATATTAATAATCTCATATATTATGATTGTAGCCTTGATTATTTCTGGTATTAGTGCGCTTTTTAGCTACCTAAATACTGGAGCAGATAGAAGTACCATGCTGCATACCGAAATACAAAAAGTAGAACAATACGCTCCGAAATTAATTTGGGAACCTTTAACTAATGAAGGTAGACTAATGGATACCGAAAATCTAAATGCCTTACAAAATGATTATTTAGATGCTTGGTATGTAAAACAAGTGGCTTATAGAACAAATAAAACTGCGGGTATAAAAGATTATTACACCGATAGTGCCAGAGAAAATTTATATGCTTTTATTGACTTAAACAAAGCCGAAAATACCACTATTGAAGCTACCACATTAAACCACAATCCAACTTTAGAATTTTTTAGTGAAGACGGGCAACTTGCTGTGATTACAGATAGAGATGTTGTAGAATATAAACGGGTTTTTAAAGCAGAAAAATTAGTACTAGAAACAACCGAAACATCCACTTACAAAATGGTGTTTTTGTTAGAAGATGGCTTTTGGCGAATTAGACATTTGGTAAAAGAAAGCAGTAATCCTTTTGAAGCAAAAACAGCAAAAATAGACACCGATAGTTTAATTATTAAAGGTATTAATTATTATCCGAAAGCAACGCCTTGGAATATGTTTGGAGACGCTTTTGCGAAAGACATTATTGCTAACGACTTTAAAATTATAAAAGATGCCGGTTTGAATTCGGTTCGAATTTTTGTGCAATATGACGATTTTGGAAAAGCAGATGTAAATCCTAAAAAGCTAGAAAAACTAAAACAAACTTTAGATGCTGCAGAAGAGAACAACCTAAAAGTCGTGTTGACTTTATTTGATTTCTATGGCGATTATTCTGTGATGAGTTGGACCTTAAATCAGCGTCACGCAGCAACCATAGTCTCCACTTTTAAAGACCACAACGCTATTATTGCTTGGGATATTAAAAACGAACCAAACCTTGATTTTGAATCTAGAGGAAAAGATATGGTTATCGCTTGGTTGGATAACATGATCGATTTAGTAAAATCTGTAGATGCAGAACATCCCGTAACTATTGGTTGGTCTAACACACAAAGCGCTCCCATTTTAAAAGACAAAGTGGATATTGTTTCGTTTCATTATTATGAAGGTTTAAGCGAGTTGGATGCTGCTATAAAAACGATGCGTAAAGACATTCCTAACAAACCATTGGTATTACAAGAATTTGGAATCTCTTCTTATAGCGGTTTCTGGAAACCTCTTGGTTCTTCCACTGAGGATCAAGCAAATTACCACAAAAAAATCCAAGAGATTATTGCTGCGAATAGCTTGCAATTTATGTCTTGGACTTTATATGATTTTGTAGATGTGCCAAAAGCTGTTGTAGGTAGCAGACCTTGGCGTCGAAATACCCAAAAACATTTTGGATTTATCGATAAAAATGGGGCAAAAAAGGCATCGTTTAAATACATTACCAATTAA
- a CDS encoding oligosaccharide flippase family protein has product MQALSILKSKKITPEQVFMLSVLAVNGGNYLYNLILGRVLGPAQFADAAVLITFLLVLSFVAMTFQLVTAKFSVVFENDTFKNFVSKIYKNATIVGLGLGALIIVFANQLQGLFNTSSSSMFTIFGIGVPLYFLMSVNRGVFQGKKEFKSLSITYQAEMLSRLIITLALIFLFDIQSSVVIAIGILISFGFGLVPFKFKNLNFKKTIAIEASQSKQVRSFFIITAFYEFTQIIINNSDILLVKHYFDAYDAGLYASLALIGRIVYFVAWMFVMLLLPTVVQLKKEGKETAPILFKYVGYIAAIATAIVIGCALFPETAITILFGDSYLAMAPLLWKYALATGLFAISNIFAYYYLSLDQFVPVVISGVFGMLQMGLVIFFHDSLEQVVHMQIVAMIFLLVVQILFFILNTKRKK; this is encoded by the coding sequence ATGCAAGCTTTATCTATACTAAAATCGAAAAAAATAACTCCAGAACAAGTGTTTATGCTAAGTGTATTAGCTGTAAATGGAGGAAATTATTTGTACAATCTTATTTTAGGTCGTGTATTAGGTCCAGCACAATTTGCAGATGCAGCAGTGTTAATTACCTTTTTATTAGTATTATCTTTTGTAGCGATGACCTTTCAATTAGTAACTGCAAAATTTTCAGTGGTTTTTGAAAACGATACGTTTAAAAATTTCGTCTCCAAGATTTATAAAAATGCAACGATAGTTGGATTAGGATTAGGAGCGTTAATCATTGTATTTGCAAACCAACTACAAGGCCTTTTTAATACATCGTCTTCTAGCATGTTTACTATTTTTGGAATTGGAGTGCCTTTATACTTTTTAATGAGTGTGAATCGAGGTGTGTTTCAAGGAAAAAAAGAATTTAAATCTTTATCGATTACCTATCAAGCCGAAATGTTAAGCAGATTAATAATCACTTTAGCCTTAATCTTCTTGTTTGATATACAATCTTCGGTGGTGATTGCAATTGGTATTTTAATCTCTTTCGGATTTGGATTAGTGCCTTTTAAATTTAAAAATTTAAACTTTAAAAAGACGATTGCTATAGAAGCAAGCCAGTCGAAACAAGTAAGAAGCTTTTTTATCATTACAGCGTTTTACGAGTTCACACAGATTATAATTAACAATAGTGACATCTTATTAGTGAAACATTACTTTGATGCGTACGACGCAGGATTATATGCTTCATTAGCCTTAATAGGTCGTATTGTTTACTTCGTAGCTTGGATGTTTGTCATGTTGTTATTACCAACAGTCGTTCAGCTTAAAAAAGAAGGAAAAGAAACCGCGCCAATTTTATTTAAATATGTTGGTTACATCGCAGCAATTGCAACAGCAATCGTAATTGGTTGTGCATTGTTTCCAGAAACTGCAATTACCATATTATTTGGAGATAGCTATTTAGCCATGGCTCCATTGTTATGGAAATACGCTTTAGCAACTGGCTTGTTTGCCATATCCAACATCTTTGCGTATTACTATTTATCCTTAGACCAGTTTGTTCCTGTAGTAATTTCTGGAGTCTTCGGAATGCTTCAAATGGGATTAGTTATCTTTTTTCACGATAGTTTAGAACAAGTAGTACACATGCAAATTGTAGCAATGATCTTCTTGTTAGTGGTGCAGATTTTATTCTTCATTTTGAATACGAAACGTAAGAAATAA
- a CDS encoding C45 family peptidase, translating to MKIKNFNSYPSFLVVVLFAVLTSCGISKSIHDVPDVSGYDATISEKITINDSTFTSGNNSFAKNEYGSYELFVEGNAYQIGLNTGLLTEDLFKIQENAFLSKIDDLVPSKFKQYLLRKVLAFYNRKMYLHIPEAYKSEILGLSKYASNDYNHIAENYLRVMYLHGAHDIGHAMQDLMLVGCSSFAAWGDKTEDGQLLIGRNLDFYAGDDFAKNKIIAFVNPTEGYKFMSVTWPGMIGVVSGMNEHGLTVTINAGKSKIPWIAKTPISILNREILQYATNLEEAVAIAKKRQVFVSESIFVGSAKDKKAVTIEVSPKNFGVYEVANTNQLICTNHFQSDAYAEDKNNLKAIAESHSQYRYERLEELLGATEKLNVQDAVDILRNKEGLHDKAIGYGNEKALNQLLAHHGIVFKPEEHQVWVSSNPYQLGAFVAYDLDEVFSTDSAAKLNLSKPELTIEADAFQFTEAYRNYEAYRISSKELQHAIGDDAHIPIEKLTETIQLNPEYWEVYYLVGKYYYEKGFYTAALHAFETAQTKEITTVPDQEELEKYIKKIKRKLK from the coding sequence ATGAAGATTAAAAATTTTAATAGTTATCCTTCGTTTTTAGTTGTTGTACTTTTTGCTGTACTCACTTCTTGTGGTATCTCCAAGTCTATTCATGATGTACCAGATGTTAGCGGTTATGATGCTACAATTTCTGAAAAAATAACGATTAACGATTCTACATTCACTTCTGGAAACAACAGTTTTGCAAAAAATGAATATGGTTCTTATGAACTTTTTGTGGAAGGAAATGCCTATCAAATTGGTTTAAATACAGGTTTGCTAACCGAAGATTTATTCAAAATACAAGAGAATGCTTTTTTAAGTAAGATTGACGATTTAGTACCTTCTAAATTCAAGCAATATTTACTGCGTAAGGTTTTGGCATTCTATAACCGAAAAATGTATTTACATATTCCGGAAGCATATAAGTCGGAGATTCTCGGACTCTCCAAATACGCGTCCAACGATTACAATCATATTGCCGAAAACTATTTAAGAGTCATGTATCTGCATGGTGCGCACGATATTGGTCACGCCATGCAAGACTTAATGCTGGTTGGCTGTTCCTCTTTTGCAGCTTGGGGAGATAAAACCGAAGACGGACAATTATTAATTGGAAGAAATCTCGATTTCTACGCTGGCGATGATTTCGCAAAAAACAAAATCATAGCGTTTGTAAATCCTACCGAAGGCTACAAATTTATGTCGGTAACTTGGCCAGGAATGATTGGTGTGGTTTCGGGAATGAATGAACACGGACTAACAGTTACTATAAATGCTGGGAAATCTAAAATTCCGTGGATTGCCAAAACACCGATTTCTATTTTAAATCGTGAAATTTTACAGTATGCAACCAATCTGGAAGAAGCGGTAGCTATTGCTAAAAAACGACAAGTTTTTGTGTCTGAATCTATTTTTGTTGGTAGTGCAAAAGACAAAAAAGCCGTTACTATAGAAGTTTCGCCAAAGAATTTTGGGGTTTACGAAGTAGCAAATACCAACCAACTTATTTGTACCAACCATTTTCAAAGTGACGCTTACGCGGAAGACAAGAATAACTTAAAAGCGATTGCAGAAAGCCATTCGCAATATCGTTACGAGCGTTTGGAAGAACTTTTAGGTGCTACCGAAAAATTAAACGTTCAAGATGCTGTAGACATTTTAAGAAACAAAGAAGGTTTGCACGACAAAGCTATTGGTTATGGTAATGAAAAAGCCTTAAATCAGTTATTAGCACATCATGGTATTGTTTTTAAACCTGAAGAACATCAAGTTTGGGTTTCTTCCAATCCGTATCAATTAGGCGCATTTGTAGCTTACGATTTAGATGAAGTTTTCAGTACGGATTCTGCAGCCAAGTTAAATCTTTCGAAACCCGAATTAACAATAGAAGCAGATGCTTTTCAGTTTACCGAAGCATATAGAAATTATGAAGCATATCGTATTTCTAGTAAAGAATTACAACATGCTATTGGTGACGATGCACATATTCCTATAGAAAAACTTACCGAAACCATCCAACTAAACCCAGAATATTGGGAAGTATATTATCTTGTCGGTAAATACTATTACGAAAAAGGGTTTTATACAGCAGCTTTACACGCTTTTGAAACTGCACAAACTAAAGAGATTACAACGGTTCCAGATCAAGAGGAATTAGAAAAATATATTAAGAAAATAAAGAGAAAACTTAAATAG
- a CDS encoding response regulator: MKVLAIDDQQLVLLPLQKRLVELGYEVKIETDATKGLKLYESFNPDLVIVDINMPFVSGLDVVKHIRVTKNSQTPIMVLSGDTKDETITEGFDLGINDYMKKPLSLNEISARVKRLIGAPEVQNAVTKSDVMIQERCVGVVIPCYNEEERLLSDEFINYIDKNSGYHLCFVNDGSKDKTLEVLKNLQKGREDFITVYDCEKNGGKAEAVRLGMLHMAKKEDLDYIGFLDADLSTDLADFDDLVKTIETSDFKIVSGSRIARMGADITKESARKIISLTINFIIRKILKMDFKDTQCGAKIFRKDVIQIAFGEKFVTQWIFDVEIFKRMRIHFGLKEAKAMLCEQPLKRWIHADGSKLSMKDSIKIVGQLGQIAWVYRNKKQNVKTAVSTNLHVA, encoded by the coding sequence ATGAAAGTTTTAGCCATAGATGACCAACAATTAGTATTACTTCCTTTACAAAAGAGATTAGTAGAATTAGGTTATGAAGTGAAAATTGAAACCGATGCAACTAAAGGATTAAAATTATATGAATCTTTTAATCCAGATTTAGTAATTGTAGATATTAATATGCCTTTCGTTTCTGGTTTAGATGTTGTAAAACATATTCGTGTTACTAAAAATTCGCAAACACCAATCATGGTTTTATCTGGAGATACAAAAGATGAAACGATTACAGAAGGTTTCGATTTAGGGATTAACGATTATATGAAAAAACCATTAAGCTTAAACGAGATTAGTGCTCGTGTAAAAAGGTTAATTGGAGCTCCTGAAGTACAAAATGCAGTTACTAAAAGTGATGTAATGATTCAAGAGCGTTGTGTTGGTGTTGTTATTCCTTGTTATAATGAAGAAGAACGTTTATTAAGTGATGAATTTATTAACTATATCGATAAAAATTCTGGCTACCATTTATGTTTTGTAAACGATGGTAGTAAGGATAAAACTCTAGAAGTTTTAAAAAATTTACAAAAAGGAAGAGAAGATTTTATTACAGTATACGACTGTGAGAAAAACGGAGGAAAAGCAGAAGCTGTTCGTTTGGGAATGTTACACATGGCTAAAAAAGAAGATTTAGATTATATCGGTTTTTTAGATGCCGATTTATCTACAGACTTAGCAGATTTTGATGATTTGGTGAAGACGATTGAAACTTCCGATTTTAAAATTGTAAGTGGTTCTAGAATAGCAAGAATGGGAGCGGATATTACTAAAGAATCTGCAAGAAAAATAATTAGTTTAACCATCAATTTTATTATTAGAAAGATCTTAAAAATGGATTTTAAAGACACACAATGTGGTGCTAAAATCTTTCGTAAAGATGTAATTCAAATCGCTTTTGGTGAAAAGTTTGTTACCCAATGGATTTTTGATGTAGAAATATTTAAAAGAATGCGTATTCATTTCGGATTAAAAGAAGCGAAAGCAATGCTTTGTGAGCAACCATTAAAAAGATGGATTCATGCTGATGGTTCTAAATTATCGATGAAAGATTCTATAAAAATTGTTGGACAATTAGGACAAATAGCGTGGGTGTATAGAAACAAAAAACAAAACGTGAAAACAGCAGTTTCCACTAATCTACACGTAGCCTAA
- a CDS encoding type I phosphomannose isomerase catalytic subunit: MKVYPIKFNPILKEKIWGGNKLGNLLGKDTDKENVGESWEISDVNGNISEVSNGAYKGANLKELIEVHEATLLGAENFANFGYNFPLLIKFLDAKTDLSVQVHPDNVMAKKHHNSFGKTEMWYIMDSDANADIVLGLKDKTTNPELLNHINANNVDAVFNREEVKKGDSFFIPAGKIHAIGAGVLAAEIQQTSDITYRVYDWDRTDDSGQKRELHTQLAEQATKQFDSNGKAVYDLQPNASASLVDCEYFTTNILDITNHQVKDYNNLDSFVIYMCVEGEAEITAGLHTETVKMGETILIPANTEEVVFSATNAKLLEVYVDKGIVQNMQQAS, translated from the coding sequence ATGAAAGTATATCCAATAAAATTCAATCCAATATTAAAAGAGAAAATCTGGGGAGGAAACAAACTAGGAAACCTTTTAGGAAAAGATACAGATAAAGAAAATGTAGGGGAAAGCTGGGAGATTTCGGATGTAAACGGAAACATTTCAGAAGTTAGTAATGGTGCATATAAAGGAGCAAATTTAAAAGAGCTTATTGAAGTACATGAAGCCACTCTTTTAGGAGCAGAGAACTTTGCAAATTTTGGTTATAACTTTCCTTTATTAATTAAATTTTTAGATGCAAAAACAGACTTATCTGTTCAAGTACATCCAGATAATGTAATGGCTAAAAAGCACCATAATTCTTTTGGAAAAACAGAAATGTGGTACATTATGGATAGTGATGCTAATGCAGATATTGTTTTAGGTTTAAAGGATAAAACAACAAATCCAGAATTATTAAATCACATTAACGCAAATAATGTAGATGCTGTTTTTAATAGAGAAGAAGTAAAGAAGGGAGATAGTTTTTTTATTCCAGCGGGAAAAATTCATGCTATTGGAGCAGGAGTTTTAGCTGCTGAAATTCAACAAACATCAGATATTACGTATCGTGTTTACGATTGGGATAGAACCGATGATTCAGGACAAAAAAGAGAATTGCATACCCAATTAGCAGAACAAGCTACGAAGCAGTTTGATTCTAACGGAAAAGCAGTATATGATTTACAACCAAACGCTAGTGCAAGCTTAGTAGATTGTGAATATTTTACAACCAACATTTTAGACATAACCAATCATCAAGTGAAAGATTATAACAACTTAGATTCGTTTGTGATCTATATGTGTGTGGAGGGGGAAGCAGAAATAACTGCAGGTTTGCATACCGAAACTGTAAAAATGGGAGAAACTATTTTAATTCCTGCCAATACAGAAGAAGTGGTGTTTAGTGCTACTAATGCAAAATTATTAGAAGTTTATGTCGATAAAGGAATCGTGCAAAACATGCAACAAGCTTCTTAA